The nucleotide window GCAGCTGGGCCTCACCCGCCGCCCCAAGGACACGGCCACGCAGCAGGCGGCCGCCTCGGTGGGCCAGGGGAGCCTCATGGCCCACTACTCCCAGAGCTTCGCCCGGCACGCCACCACCGTGGGCCAGGTGCTGCTCACGGCGGAGGAGCTCATGCGCCGCGGCCAGTACATCAACGCGCACCGCTCGCTGGCCCGCCTGCTCACGATGGACGTCATGCCGATCGTCAACGAGAACGACGCGGTGGCCACCCGCGAGATCCGCTTCGGCGACAACGACCGCCTCGCCGCCCTCACCGCCAACCTCGTGAAGGCGGACCTGCTCGTCCTCCTCTCGGACGTGGACGCGCTGTACACGGGGCACCCGTCGCTGCCGGACTCGCGGCGGATCGCCACCGTCTCCTCAGACGAGGACCTCGCGGGCGTGGACGTGCGCACCCCGGGCTCCGCCGGCGTCGGCACGGGCGGCATGGTCACCAAGGTGGACGCCGCCGGCATCGCGGCCACCACGGGCATCCCCACGCTGCTGACCTCGGCGCCCAACGCCGCCGCCGCCTTCGCGGGGGAGGACGTGGGCACGTGGTTCGAGGTGGCCGGCCGGCGGCGCTCGGCCCGCGCCGCGTGGCTCGGCCTCACGGCCGAGGTCCGGGGCCGCCTCACCATCGACGACGGCGCGGTCGCCGGCGCGATCGACCGCGGGCGCTCGCTCCTGGCCGCCGGCATCACGGACGTCTCCGGGCAGTTCACGGCCGGCGACGTCGTCGAGATCGCGGATCAGGACGGCCGGGTGCGGGCCCGCGGCCTCGTCCAGTACTCCGCGTCCCAGCTGCCGCGCATGCTCGGCCGCTCCACGGCCGTCCTGAAGGAGGAGCTCGGCGCGGGCTACGACGGCGTCGTGGTCCACGCGGACGACTGGGTCCGGCTCGCCCCCTCGCACGCGGCCTACAGCTGAGCGCGAGCCGCGCCCTGCGTGCCCGCCGCCCCGTTCGCTAGGGTGGCGGGCATGGACACGGAGCAGAACGCCCAGCAGCAGCCCGCCCCCGACGTCGTGGAGGCGATCCGCAGCCGGTCCGCGTGGGCGCGGGCCGCGTGCGGCGAGCTCGCCCGCGCCGGCCGTGCCCGCAAGGACGAGACGCTCCTGGCTCTCGCCTCCGCCCTGCGCGCGAACGGCCCCGCCATCCTGGCGGCCAACGCGGAGGACGTGGAGCGCGGGAAGGCCACCGGCACGACGGCGGCCCTCCTGGACCGCCTCATCCTCGACGACGACCGCCTGGAGGGCCTCGCCGTCGCGCTGGAGGACCTCGCCGCGCTGCCCGATCCCGTGGGCGTGGTCGTGCGCGGCCGCAGCCTGCCCAACAGCGTCCGCATGCAGCAGGTGCGCGTGCCCCTCGGCGTCGTGGGCGCCGTCTACGAGGCCCGTCCCAACGTCACCGTGGACATCGCCGGCATCGCGCTGAAGTCCGGCAACGCCGTGATCCTGCGGGGCGGCTCCGCGGCGGAACGCACGAACACCGTCCTGGTCCAGGTCCTGCGGGAGGCGGTCGGCGCCCAGGGGTTCGACCCCAACCTCATCCAGGGGATCGACGACCTGGGCCGGCCCGGCGTCGCCGCCCTCATGGAGGCACACGGCTCCGTGGACGTGCTCATCCCGCGCGGCGGCCGGGAGCTGATCCAGCGCGTGGTCCGCGAGTCGCGCGTCCCCGTCATCGAGACCGGCGAGGGCAACGTGCACCTCTACATCGACGCCTCCGCGCCCGTCGAGATGGCGGCGGACATCGCCCTGAACGCCAAGACGCACCGCACCTCCGTGTGCAACGCCGCCGAGACCCTGCTGCTGCACCAGGACGCCGAGGCGGCGGGCCGCGAGGTGCTGCGCGCCCTCACGCGTGCCGGGGTGCTGCTGCACGTGGACGCCGCGGCCCGCGCCTGGCTGCCGGACGCCGCGGACGGCGGGCCGGCGGCGCGCACGGCCGTGGACGCCACCGAGGAGGACTGGGGCCGCGAGTACCTGGACATGGAGATGGCCGTGAAGACGGTGGGCTCCCTGGACGAGGCCATGGAGCACATCCGCCGCTGGTCCACGGGGCACACCGAGGCCATCGTCACCAACGACCTCGCGAACGCGGACCGCTTCGTGACGGAGATCGACGCAGCCGCCGTGATCGTCAACGCCTCCACCCGGTTCACCGACGGCGGCGAGCTCGGCCTCGGCGCGGAGGTCGGCATCTCCACGCAGAAGATGCACGCCCGCGGACCCATGGGCCTCGAGGAGCTGACCACCACCAAGTGGATCCTGCGCGGCGACGGCCAGATCCGGCGCTGACCGCCGCTAGGATGGACTGAGGCACACCCTGGCCGGGGCATGGACCCGGCCGTCGCACCCACGCACCGAGGAGCACCCATGCTGAACAGCGCACTGATCCTGGCCGCCGCGGAGGGCCACCACGTGGTCCACGAGCTGCCCATTCCCGCCATCTGGTACGGGATCATCATGTTCCTGCTGCTGATGGCCTCCCTGCTGGCCATCATGTCCATGCGGTCCGTGTCCCTGCGCCACCCGGAGCCCACCACCACGGTGCAGCGCCACGGCGGGCACGGCTCCACCGGCTCGCACGGCGCCGGCCACTGATCGTGTCCGCCGACGCCGGACGGCGTCCCCGCCTCGGCATCATGGGCGGCACCTTCGACCCGATCCACCACGGCCACCTCGTGGCGGCCAGCGAGGTGGCCGCGGAGTTCGACCTCGACGAGGTCGTCTTCGTGCCCACCGGCCAGCCGTGGCAGAAGTCGGACAAGAAGGTCTCCCCGGCCGAGGACCGCTACCTCATGACCGTGGTCGCCACGGCCTCCAACCCGCGGTTCACGGTGTCCCGCGTGGACATCGACCGCCCGGGCGACACCTACACCGCGGACACCCTGCGCGACCTGCGTCGTCTGAACCCGGACGCCGAGCTCTTCTTCATCACGGGCGCGGACGTGCTCGCCCAGATCCTCACGTGGAAGAACGTGGACGAGCTGTGGGACCTCGCGCACTTCGTGGGCGTCACCCGGCCCGGCCACGACCTCACGGACCCCGGCCTCAAGGACGACATCTCCCTCATGGAGATCCCGGCCATGGCCATCTCCTCGACGGACTGCCGCGCGCGCGTGGCCCGTGGCCGTCCCGTCTGGTACCTCGTGCCCGACGGCGTGGTGCAGTACATCAACAAGTACGGGCTCTATCAGCCCGAGGACGACGCGCACCCCGCGTTCGCCATCGACCCCCAGGCTCAAGGAGCACCGTGACCGTTCCCCAGACCACCCTCGACGCCCTCACTGTGGCCGCCGCGGCCGCCGCGGAGAAGCTGGCCACGCACGTCGTGGCCGTGGACGTGGCCGAGCGCCTCGGCCTCACGGACGCGTTCCTCATCGCCTCGGGCGCCTCGGAGCGTCAGGTCAACGCCATCGTGGACGGCGTCGAGGAGGCCCTGCTGAAGGACGAGCAGCTCAAGCCGCTGCGCCGCGAGGGCCGTTCCGACGGGCACTGGGTGCTCCTCGACTACGGGCACTTCGTGGTGCACGTGCAGCACCGGGAGGACCGCGAGTTCTACGCGCTCGACCGCCTGTGGAAGGACAGCCCGGCCATCGACCTGGGCCTGCCCGAGGAGGCCACCCGGCCCGACGCCGCCGGTGAGGCCTCGGACGCCGCCCACCAGTACTGAGCCGCCCGTGCGCCTGATCCTCCTGCGTCACGGCGAGACCGACTGGAACGCCCTCGATCGGTACCAGGGCCGCACCGACGTCGACCTCAACGCCGTGGGCGAGCGGCAGGCCCGCCGCGCCGCCGGCGGGCCCGTGGGCGACCTGATCGAGGACGCGGAGGAGCTCGTGGCCGTGTGCTCCCCGCTGGCCCGGGCGCGCCGCACGGCCGAGATCGTGCTCGAGGCCCGGGTGGGCGCGGCGCCCGTGGCCGTCGACCCGGAGCTGATGGAGCTGGCCGGGGGACAGTGGGAGGGCCTGGAGCTCAGTGCCATCGCGGAACGCTGGCCGGACGAGCACCGCCTCTGGCGGGCCGAGCCGGCGCTCGACGCCGGCCCCGTCGGCGGGGAGACCCTGCGCGGGGGCGGCGAGCGGGCCCTGCGTGCGCTGCGCGGACACGTGCCCCCGCACTGGGCGGACACCCCGCGCGACGGTGGCGCCCACACCCTGCTCGCCGTGGCCCACGGTGCGCTGATCCGCGCGGCCACGGGGCTGCTCCTGCGTCACGAGGGCGAGGCCTTCGCGGCGATGGAACGGATCGGCAACGCCCGCGCCGCCGTGCTGCAGGGCGCGTTCGCCCCGGACACCGGGGCCGAGGGCTGGGGCGATTGGACCCTCGAGGGTTACGGCATCTGAGGGCGCCCCGGCCTGGACGCCGATTTGGCGCCCGCGCGGGGACCGTGTACGCTGGTCGAGTTGCCAGCGAGGCGAACGCGCCGGAAACGGCGCGTGAACATCGCGGGTGACACCCACATCTGGGGGTATGGCGCAGTTGGTAGCGCGTCTGCATGGCATGCAGAAGGTCAGGGGTTCGAATCCCCTTACCTCCACCAGTCAGAAGGCCCGGTCCATACGGACCGGGCCTTCGTCGTCGTCGGGCTCCCGTGCGCGGTCGGTGCGGGGGACACGCCGGGGTACGCGGCGCGCTCCGCCGCCGTGAGGGCGGGTTCCACCGCACGGCCCTCCCGCGCCGAGGCGACGGCGGCCTCGAGCACCGCCATCACGGCGACGGCCTGGTCGGGGGTGGCGGCGTCGCCGCTCGGGCGGCCCAGGATCGCGTCGCGCACGCCCGTGTAGGACCGCTGCTGGGCTCCGGTCGGCGCAGGGACGCGCTCGATGTCCCCCTCCCCGTCGTGCAGGAGGATCGGGTCCGGGTCGACGCCCCAGTCCGCGGCACCGGGGAGCAGACCCGTGCGCAGCTGAGCCTCCTGCTGATCCGGCAGTTCCTTCACCGCGGTGCCGCGCGTGCCGTGGACCGCGAAGCGCGGGCTGCCGCCGGCCACGAGCATCGACGCCTGCAGGACCACACGCCGGCCCGGGTACTGCAGCACGCAGTGCGCCCAGTCCTCGACCGGGGCGCCCGGACGCAGGGCCGCGAGGTCGGCGTCCACGAGATCGGGGACGCCGAAGAGCAGGAGCGCCTGGTCGACCAGGTGCGGGCCGAGGTCGAACCAGATGCCGCCCCCGGGCACCGCGGCTTCCCGCCAGCGGTCCCGGACGGTCGGACGGAAGCGGTCGATCCGGGACTCGAGGTGGACGACGTCTCCGAGCCCGCCGGAGCGGACGAGCTCGGCGATGCCCAGGAAGTCGCTGTCGAAGCGGCGGTTCTGGAACACCCGCAGCACCCGTCCCGTCTCGGACGCGAGGTCGCGCAGCTCCCGCGCCTCGGCGAGACTCAGCGTGAAGGGCTTGTCCACCACCACGTGCCTGCCCGCCCTCAGGGCCGTGCGCGCGAGCGTCGTGTGCTGGTCGTTCGGGGCGGCGATCACCACGAGGTCCACGTCGTGGCGAGCCAGGAGCGCGTCCACGTCGGGCACCACGACGACGTCCGGCAGGTCCGCGTGCACTGCGTCCGGGCGGCTGGAGGCGACATGGGTGAGCGCGAGTCCCTCCGTGGCGTGGAGCAGGGGGACGTGGAACGTCTTCCCGGCGAACCCATAGCCGATCAGGGCGGTGCGGATCGGTGCGTCAGTGCGGGACATGCAGGACCTCCTGGGCTGGCGGCGGGCATGGGGGCGTCTCCTGCACGCTAGGCCGTGGGGCCGCGGCGGTCCATCGACGCCGCCCGGCAGGTTTGCACGGTTGCCGCAGGCCGGGTATTCTGTTCAGGTGCTCCGGCCGGTCCGCCGGAAACGGGGGCATCACCCACCTGGGGGTATGGCGCAGTTGGTAGCGCGTCTGCATGGCATGCAGAAGGTCAGGGGTTCGAATCCCCTTACCTCCACCAGTCAGAAGGCCCGGTCCATATGGACCGGGCCTTCGTCGTCGTGGTGGCGAGCTCAGCGAGTCGGATCGTCGCCCTTTCGTCTTCGCTGATCTCGATGCCGTTGGTGAGCGCTTGATTCGCCAGGCGCTTGCCTTGGTGGTTCGTGCGCGCGTAAAGCATGGCGCAATCGGCCAGCAGGCCGAGGGCCGTGCTGAGTTGTTTGCGTGCTCCGGCGTGGTGGTCGTGTTCGCCGGCGAGGCGGCGGTCGATATCGGCGAGGCCGGTCTGGGTGGCGCTTAAGGGTGTCGAGGTCGATGGCGTCGGCAAAGTGCGCGGCGAGGAGTTTGTCACTCGCGTTTTGGAGCCGCTGGCGGTTCTCGGTCAGCTCTGCCAGTTCCTGGGATCGGGAAGCGAGGGGGACGGCAGCGCTGCGCGAATACTGGGGCTCAGGAGGGCCGAGCGGACTGGGGCCGGAGTAGCAGCCGTGGCTGCATAGGTGCTGGTTCGCGCGGCGGCGAACATAGCCCCAGTCCAGGCCATCGCGGCACCGGGCTGGCGCTAACCCTTCAACCGCTCTGCGGGGACGTCTTCGAAACCAGCCAAGTACCCGGAGTGCCCGGCATAGCCTGGATACCCGGGGTGGCCCGCATAGCCTGGATATCCCGGGTAACCGGGATACCCCCGGTACGGCTGACTAATCCGGGCCACGAGTCGGTTCCTGACGACTGTGCCGAGGTACTCGCCATGCTTGTCAACTGCGTCTGCATCTCCCCACGGGAACCAACCGATCCATTGACCGGATTTGTCGAAAAGGAAGCGCGCATCCGGCGACTGGCGAAAGGCGATGAACTCGCCGCGAGTGTTGAAGTAGCACTCCATGGCTCTCCTCTTGAGTCGTTCGCTGAAGCTGTTACAGCGGCCCATGCTGCAAGTATTACAGCCGCCACCGACAGTCCCTACCCCAGATCGCGGCTGCGTGGCTCCGTGGCGCCAAACACGATCAACGGCATGACCACCGGGCGCACATGAACCTAACGTGGCTGGGCGAAAGTTGCCGCCCAGAGCGGCTCGGAGCTCCGTTACGGATGAACCCATTCGTAGGCGTGTGGGGCGACGGAACTCGCAAGATGACAACTACACGCTGAGGCGGTGCTCAATTTGGCGTTCTGACGCGCGGGGGAGTTGATCTCGTGGATGCGAGCAGGTCTCAGCGTCAGTGGGGCGAGCGAACGTCCTGGAGATAGAGATATCTAGGGTAGTACCCGGCTTGCGCACGTCCGGTGATCGTGCAGGGGGGACCCGCCTCGTCGTTGATGCAGCGCTCGTAAACTTCAGCCGCGCTGTCAGCCGCCGCCTTCTGCAGCGCGTCGGGCAGCCGCTTCGTCGGTGGGTAAGTCACGCAGTCTGTCAAGGTGCAGGACGGCCATTGCGCCCATGAGTTCCTCAGCTTGGCTGTCGAGGGAAAGACCGGCGACTGGCCTGAATATCACTTCGGACAAGTACATGGAGACGGTACCTTCCTCCTCGGCCTCTACGTGTTGCTGGAGGAGCGACAGGGAGGCTTGGATGTCGGCTAATTCACGACTCTGCGACTGGCCTGTGTTGGGCCCCTGCGCATCCGCGCGGATGATGGGGGGTTGCTGGTCGCCTTGTGCTGTGACAGGTTCGGGCAGGCGTCGCATCCTGCGCCGCGCTGCTTCGTGAGATCGGTGGACGAGTCGCTCAGCGAGTGTCGCTGGAGACGTGGTGTGGTCTAGCAGAAGCAGGCCCGCTGCTTGAGCCCACTCCATTGCTGTGTCGGGTGAGATGAGTAGAGCCGGGCGTGCAGCGCTGGAACTGAGCTGGTAGCCGAAGCCAAGGGAAACGCGCTGATCCGAGCCGGCTGGGGTGTCGGCTGTGATTGGGCGGACAGCGTCGAAGACGCACAGAACGACGAGGTGGGGCCCGAGTTGTTCGCGTGCGGCGTCGTCCAGAGTCTCCAGCAACGCAAGCGTGTCGTCGAAGACGTGCGTTGGCGCCATGACAACCCAACTTCGCGAATCGAGCGCCCACGACGCAGGATTGGGATCTTCGACGAGTTCGTAGGTTACTTCCGACACGGGTTCGAGGAGACTCTGCAAGACCGCCTCGGAACGGCTCTGCTCCGCGTCTGTGACTTTCCTCCATATCTCGGTGGCTGAGGGAAGAGGACTTGTGGCGCTAATGAGTCGTGCCCGTTCCGGATGGCGGTGAAGCGCGATAGCTAGGTCTGCGCTGCGCCGCATCGCGTCACTGAGGTCGTTGGGCAGAACTGACCCGCGGCCCTGTAGGAAAGTGCGGGTGTTTCGACGAGCTTGGTCGATCTTCCCTGCGGCCTCCCGCAGAGCGATGGCAATGGCTAAGAGACTTTGGGTATTCGTTTCGTCGTCCGAACAAGCATTGTCCAACGCATCTAGGGCGGCGCGTAGGACGCGTGTTGTCTGGTCTTCGGTGCGGTCGGCGTCGTCGTCGAGAGCGTGTGCGGACGCGGGCCCGGAGCGTGCGGGAAGTGGGGGAGGCTGGAGGGCGCCGAGGCGCCTGCGGAGGTCGGCGAGCTGGGCGCGCCAGGCAACCCGGCGCCGTTTGTTGTCATGTGGCTTGAACCGGAGCGGTAGCTCTCTGGCTGCAGTTGCCA belongs to Micrococcus sp. 2A and includes:
- a CDS encoding oxidoreductase: MSRTDAPIRTALIGYGFAGKTFHVPLLHATEGLALTHVASSRPDAVHADLPDVVVVPDVDALLARHDVDLVVIAAPNDQHTTLARTALRAGRHVVVDKPFTLSLAEARELRDLASETGRVLRVFQNRRFDSDFLGIAELVRSGGLGDVVHLESRIDRFRPTVRDRWREAAVPGGGIWFDLGPHLVDQALLLFGVPDLVDADLAALRPGAPVEDWAHCVLQYPGRRVVLQASMLVAGGSPRFAVHGTRGTAVKELPDQQEAQLRTGLLPGAADWGVDPDPILLHDGEGDIERVPAPTGAQQRSYTGVRDAILGRPSGDAATPDQAVAVMAVLEAAVASAREGRAVEPALTAAERAAYPGVSPAPTAHGSPTTTKARSVWTGPSDWWR
- a CDS encoding glutamate-5-semialdehyde dehydrogenase, with amino-acid sequence MDTEQNAQQQPAPDVVEAIRSRSAWARAACGELARAGRARKDETLLALASALRANGPAILAANAEDVERGKATGTTAALLDRLILDDDRLEGLAVALEDLAALPDPVGVVVRGRSLPNSVRMQQVRVPLGVVGAVYEARPNVTVDIAGIALKSGNAVILRGGSAAERTNTVLVQVLREAVGAQGFDPNLIQGIDDLGRPGVAALMEAHGSVDVLIPRGGRELIQRVVRESRVPVIETGEGNVHLYIDASAPVEMAADIALNAKTHRTSVCNAAETLLLHQDAEAAGREVLRALTRAGVLLHVDAAARAWLPDAADGGPAARTAVDATEEDWGREYLDMEMAVKTVGSLDEAMEHIRRWSTGHTEAIVTNDLANADRFVTEIDAAAVIVNASTRFTDGGELGLGAEVGISTQKMHARGPMGLEELTTTKWILRGDGQIRR
- the rsfS gene encoding ribosome silencing factor produces the protein MTVPQTTLDALTVAAAAAAEKLATHVVAVDVAERLGLTDAFLIASGASERQVNAIVDGVEEALLKDEQLKPLRREGRSDGHWVLLDYGHFVVHVQHREDREFYALDRLWKDSPAIDLGLPEEATRPDAAGEASDAAHQY
- the proB gene encoding glutamate 5-kinase — translated: MSARRTVVTRYATPATGGPEDPKANPVTTRETLPAARRVVIKIGSSSLTTPTGLNTEAIDALVDVIADLRSRGTQVVLVSSGAIAAGFPQLGLTRRPKDTATQQAAASVGQGSLMAHYSQSFARHATTVGQVLLTAEELMRRGQYINAHRSLARLLTMDVMPIVNENDAVATREIRFGDNDRLAALTANLVKADLLVLLSDVDALYTGHPSLPDSRRIATVSSDEDLAGVDVRTPGSAGVGTGGMVTKVDAAGIAATTGIPTLLTSAPNAAAAFAGEDVGTWFEVAGRRRSARAAWLGLTAEVRGRLTIDDGAVAGAIDRGRSLLAAGITDVSGQFTAGDVVEIADQDGRVRARGLVQYSASQLPRMLGRSTAVLKEELGAGYDGVVVHADDWVRLAPSHAAYS
- a CDS encoding histidine phosphatase family protein produces the protein MRLILLRHGETDWNALDRYQGRTDVDLNAVGERQARRAAGGPVGDLIEDAEELVAVCSPLARARRTAEIVLEARVGAAPVAVDPELMELAGGQWEGLELSAIAERWPDEHRLWRAEPALDAGPVGGETLRGGGERALRALRGHVPPHWADTPRDGGAHTLLAVAHGALIRAATGLLLRHEGEAFAAMERIGNARAAVLQGAFAPDTGAEGWGDWTLEGYGI
- the nadD gene encoding nicotinate-nucleotide adenylyltransferase; amino-acid sequence: MSADAGRRPRLGIMGGTFDPIHHGHLVAASEVAAEFDLDEVVFVPTGQPWQKSDKKVSPAEDRYLMTVVATASNPRFTVSRVDIDRPGDTYTADTLRDLRRLNPDAELFFITGADVLAQILTWKNVDELWDLAHFVGVTRPGHDLTDPGLKDDISLMEIPAMAISSTDCRARVARGRPVWYLVPDGVVQYINKYGLYQPEDDAHPAFAIDPQAQGAP